From Pseudarthrobacter equi, a single genomic window includes:
- a CDS encoding GMC oxidoreductase, giving the protein MITTAVPSARPYPAVVDVAIIGSGPAGATYARILSELSPQASIAIFEAGPTISDPPGSHVKNIASVQDREVAQRRSEGKVSAVPSGGNLAEYARDVARPVRPGTFLLDDGWQQPGETGLPGLAFSSNVGGMAAHWTGACPRPGGSERIAFLPNMDELLSEAERLLSVSSEALAGAPLADLVRSRLSAALDDGRAHDRRVQPMPLAVRRTDDGRFIWSGADVVFGDETRNNPRARLFDESVVVRVLTDGDEVSGVRVRDAKSGDEHEIAARYVVVAADALRGPQLLFASGIRPEALGRYLNDQPQIVHAVRLTGAMDDVPAASSSDTTITAQSGVSWVPFTDEQPFHGQVMQLDASPVPISGDVIPGSIVGLGWFCAKDLQASDRVVFSENTTDAYGLPAMNIHYTFTERDEQTLSAARQSVVAAARSLGEPLGDQPLTFPAGASLHYQGTLRMGTSNDGTAVCDPAGQVWDVRGLFVAGNGVIPTPTACNPTLTGVALAVAGARQIAESINSTSTEK; this is encoded by the coding sequence ATGATCACCACAGCAGTACCTTCAGCGCGCCCTTATCCAGCTGTCGTTGACGTCGCAATCATCGGCAGCGGCCCTGCCGGAGCCACCTATGCCCGGATACTTTCAGAGCTCAGCCCCCAGGCCAGCATTGCCATCTTCGAGGCCGGACCGACCATCAGTGATCCCCCCGGATCCCACGTGAAGAACATCGCAAGCGTGCAGGACCGCGAAGTTGCCCAGCGCCGTTCCGAGGGAAAAGTAAGCGCCGTGCCAAGCGGCGGGAACCTCGCAGAGTACGCACGCGACGTCGCACGCCCGGTGCGGCCCGGGACCTTCCTCCTCGACGACGGTTGGCAGCAGCCCGGCGAGACCGGACTGCCGGGCCTTGCATTCTCCAGCAATGTTGGCGGTATGGCTGCGCACTGGACCGGCGCGTGCCCGCGTCCTGGCGGAAGCGAACGTATTGCGTTCCTTCCGAACATGGACGAGCTTCTGAGCGAGGCCGAACGCCTCCTCTCGGTCAGCTCAGAGGCCTTGGCTGGTGCTCCCCTGGCCGACCTCGTCCGCTCGCGTTTGTCGGCGGCGCTCGACGACGGACGCGCACATGACCGGCGTGTTCAGCCCATGCCGCTGGCGGTCCGCCGCACTGACGACGGTCGCTTCATCTGGTCTGGAGCTGACGTGGTGTTCGGTGACGAGACGCGGAACAACCCCCGGGCCCGCCTGTTCGACGAAAGCGTGGTTGTGCGGGTACTGACCGACGGAGACGAGGTCAGCGGTGTGCGGGTGCGCGACGCCAAGTCAGGAGACGAGCATGAAATTGCGGCCAGGTACGTCGTAGTTGCCGCCGATGCCCTCCGCGGTCCGCAGCTGCTGTTCGCATCCGGTATCCGCCCCGAAGCACTCGGCCGGTACCTAAACGACCAGCCTCAGATTGTCCACGCTGTCCGGTTGACCGGTGCCATGGATGATGTTCCCGCTGCCTCATCAAGCGACACCACCATCACCGCCCAAAGCGGGGTCAGCTGGGTGCCCTTCACCGATGAGCAGCCTTTTCATGGGCAGGTCATGCAACTGGACGCATCACCGGTGCCCATCTCAGGGGATGTCATCCCTGGTTCGATCGTGGGCCTGGGGTGGTTCTGCGCCAAGGACCTCCAAGCCTCAGACCGCGTTGTCTTCTCCGAAAACACCACGGACGCCTACGGGTTGCCAGCCATGAATATCCACTACACCTTCACCGAACGCGACGAGCAGACACTGTCCGCAGCACGCCAATCGGTGGTTGCCGCCGCCCGGTCCTTGGGCGAGCCACTGGGCGATCAACCGCTCACTTTCCCTGCCGGCGCCTCACTCCACTACCAAGGCACCCTTCGGATGGGGACATCCAATGACGGAACCGCTGTATGTGATCCCGCCGGACAGGTGTGGGACGTCAGGGGGTTGTTCGTTGCCGGCAACGGTGTCATCCCTACCCCTACAGCCTGCAACCCCACGTTGACCGGGGTGGCCCTGGCCGTCGCCGGGGCCCGCCAGATCGCCGAATCAATCAACTCCACGTCCACAGAGAAGTGA
- a CDS encoding ATP-binding cassette domain-containing protein, translated as MTSVNQTALPEAEPLLRITDLTVDYRIGGFGRKRTFRALQGVSLDIKPGETLGLVGESGSGKSTIGRAVLGLAPVTGGDIRFDGRSITRLSKKERRALSSDVQVVFQDPYTSLNPSMTISDILSEPMQVSGTSKVDAQRRVRELLDVVNLPSNASTRYPREFSGGQRQRIAIARSLCRNPKLIVCDEPVSALDLSTQARVLQLFSDIQEQTGVSLLFVTHDLDVVRHISERVAVMRRGEIVETGITERVIAEPQHAYTKALLLASPIANPARQANRRRERRLFLDAQAALSTAAR; from the coding sequence ATGACTTCCGTCAACCAGACCGCCTTGCCGGAAGCAGAACCCCTCCTGCGGATCACCGACCTGACCGTTGATTACAGGATTGGCGGATTCGGCAGAAAACGGACATTCCGGGCGTTGCAAGGCGTGAGCCTGGATATCAAACCCGGGGAAACCCTGGGGCTTGTGGGTGAGTCCGGTTCCGGTAAGTCAACCATTGGCCGAGCCGTGCTGGGTCTTGCCCCGGTGACCGGCGGCGACATCCGTTTCGACGGCAGGTCAATCACCAGGCTCAGCAAGAAGGAACGCCGGGCACTCAGCAGCGACGTTCAGGTGGTTTTTCAAGATCCCTACACCTCCCTGAATCCTTCAATGACCATCAGCGACATTTTGTCCGAGCCGATGCAGGTTTCCGGGACGTCCAAGGTTGATGCACAACGACGGGTCCGGGAGCTTCTGGATGTTGTGAACCTGCCCTCCAACGCCAGCACCCGCTATCCTCGCGAGTTCTCCGGTGGCCAACGGCAACGCATCGCAATCGCCCGTTCGTTGTGCCGGAATCCCAAGCTCATAGTGTGTGATGAGCCCGTCAGTGCATTGGACTTGTCCACCCAGGCACGGGTTCTTCAACTTTTCTCCGACATTCAAGAGCAGACCGGGGTTTCGCTCCTTTTTGTCACTCACGATCTGGATGTGGTGCGGCACATCAGCGAGCGCGTCGCAGTGATGCGGCGGGGAGAAATCGTGGAGACAGGCATCACGGAGCGGGTTATCGCCGAGCCGCAACATGCATACACGAAGGCCCTCCTCCTGGCCTCACCTATCGCCAACCCGGCCCGGCAGGCCAACCGGCGCCGGGAACGACGACTTTTCCTTGACGCTCAAGCCGCACTGTCCACAGCTGCCCGCTGA
- a CDS encoding dipeptide/oligopeptide/nickel ABC transporter permease/ATP-binding protein, which produces MTDNLVTGTRKSLEVVSSAPQGDKLIKKFLREPAAVISLVFLALLVVVAVLAPLISSYDPTATRLADVLAPPFTAEHPLGADGVGRDVLANLVYGAQTSLSSAAIVIAVSLLIGVPTGLLAGYRQGWIDGVSMWISGALLSLPAIVVLLVVLARVGRSTSLALVVFGILIAPSVFLLIRGSVRAVREELYVDAARVSGLSDIRIMVRHILPVVITPTIIQAALLAGAGIGIEAGIAFLGLGSSDKASWGLMLNDASQNIFNAPGLLIWPSAALVLTVMACTLVGNGFRDALANYGSSAGPARKVKAAEHASSTPEPARPMKKAPVDPGDALLVIDDLRVSYPRPNGEKSDVVKGISLRVERGQIVGLVGESGSGKSQTAFSVLGLLPGQAHMTAGTLSFAGVDLLGMTPKERNGLRGARIGYIPQEPMSNLDPAFRIGSQLTEPMRHHLGISAKTAKEEALKLLARVGIPDPERVFKSYPHQVSGGMAQRVLIAGAVSCNPELLIADEPTTALDVTVQADVLDLIRSLQAERGMGVVLVTHNFGVVADLCDQVAVMRNGEIVEVAEVTELFTNPREEYTRLLLDSALDSTSKTPADHPVEADMTTETEGAR; this is translated from the coding sequence ATGACCGATAACCTTGTCACCGGCACCCGCAAGTCGCTTGAAGTGGTTAGCTCCGCACCCCAAGGCGACAAACTGATCAAGAAGTTCCTTCGTGAACCGGCGGCAGTGATCTCGCTCGTGTTCCTCGCGTTGCTCGTTGTGGTGGCGGTCCTCGCACCCTTGATCTCCTCTTACGACCCCACTGCCACCCGCCTCGCCGATGTCCTCGCACCGCCTTTCACGGCTGAACATCCGCTGGGCGCAGATGGAGTGGGCCGCGACGTGCTGGCGAACCTCGTCTACGGCGCCCAAACCAGCCTTTCCAGTGCCGCGATTGTCATTGCGGTGAGCCTGCTGATTGGAGTACCGACCGGGCTCCTGGCGGGTTACCGCCAGGGCTGGATCGACGGCGTCAGCATGTGGATCAGCGGCGCCCTGCTGTCACTGCCGGCAATAGTTGTGCTCCTTGTGGTTTTGGCCCGTGTAGGACGCAGCACCTCACTTGCACTGGTGGTCTTCGGCATATTGATCGCCCCCTCGGTGTTCCTGCTCATCCGCGGCTCGGTCCGGGCGGTGCGGGAAGAGTTGTACGTGGACGCAGCCCGGGTCTCCGGCTTGAGCGATATCCGCATCATGGTCCGCCACATCCTTCCTGTAGTCATCACGCCCACCATCATTCAAGCCGCACTGCTGGCAGGTGCCGGCATTGGAATCGAGGCAGGCATCGCCTTCCTCGGTCTTGGTTCTTCCGACAAAGCCAGCTGGGGCCTGATGCTCAATGACGCATCGCAAAACATCTTCAACGCGCCCGGGCTGCTCATCTGGCCAAGCGCTGCACTGGTGTTGACGGTCATGGCCTGCACCTTGGTGGGAAACGGCTTCCGCGACGCCCTGGCGAACTACGGATCATCTGCCGGCCCCGCCAGGAAAGTAAAAGCTGCCGAGCACGCCAGTTCAACTCCTGAACCTGCACGGCCTATGAAGAAGGCGCCTGTGGATCCAGGAGACGCACTTCTGGTCATCGACGATCTCCGGGTTTCCTACCCCCGCCCCAACGGTGAGAAGTCCGACGTCGTCAAAGGCATTTCCTTGAGGGTGGAGCGCGGCCAGATCGTTGGCCTGGTGGGAGAATCAGGCTCGGGTAAGTCACAGACCGCCTTCTCGGTCCTGGGACTCTTGCCCGGGCAAGCCCACATGACTGCGGGAACCTTGAGTTTCGCCGGAGTGGATCTGCTCGGGATGACTCCCAAAGAGCGAAATGGACTACGAGGCGCCCGGATCGGTTATATCCCCCAGGAGCCCATGAGTAACCTCGATCCCGCCTTCCGCATCGGGTCCCAACTCACGGAGCCAATGCGACACCACTTGGGAATCTCGGCAAAGACCGCAAAAGAGGAAGCCCTCAAACTCCTCGCCCGCGTAGGCATTCCTGATCCGGAGCGGGTCTTCAAGTCCTACCCGCATCAGGTCTCAGGCGGAATGGCGCAGCGCGTACTCATTGCCGGAGCCGTTTCCTGCAATCCGGAACTGCTCATTGCCGACGAACCCACCACCGCTCTGGACGTCACGGTTCAGGCCGACGTGCTGGATCTCATTCGCAGCCTTCAGGCGGAACGCGGCATGGGTGTGGTCCTGGTGACCCACAACTTCGGCGTCGTCGCGGATCTGTGCGATCAAGTGGCCGTGATGCGCAACGGAGAAATTGTGGAAGTAGCTGAGGTCACTGAGTTGTTCACCAACCCCCGGGAAGAGTACACACGGCTCCTCTTGGACTCTGCCCTCGATTCGACCTCGAAAACGCCGGCCGACCACCCTGTCGAGGCCGACATGACCACCGAGACAGAAGGTGCACGATGA
- a CDS encoding ABC transporter permease encodes MLMFILRRLASGLVLMFVISTATFFLLNLTGQDPVRQVLGPVASAEQVETKRQQLGLDEPLITQYFQWLGSAVRGDLGRSWFTNQPVGELLSQTLPPTLSMVIGSLILAACFGTLIGVTAALRRGRLDRGLQVVSTLVQAIPGFLVALVLALVFAVQLRMFPATGFTAFAASPGKWLASISLPVIALALGSLASIALQVRGSMIDVMQQDFVRTLRSRGLPERSVVVKHALRSAAGPSLTTVSLMFIVAISSSVIVEKVFNIPGIGTQANTSAGRGDLPVVLGIVLVTVVLVVVVNLLVDLAQGWINPKVRVS; translated from the coding sequence ATGTTGATGTTTATCCTTCGCCGCCTGGCCTCAGGACTGGTGCTCATGTTCGTTATCTCCACTGCGACGTTCTTCCTCCTGAACCTCACGGGGCAAGACCCCGTCCGTCAGGTTCTGGGTCCCGTAGCCTCAGCCGAACAGGTGGAAACCAAGCGCCAACAACTGGGCCTTGATGAACCGTTGATCACCCAATACTTCCAGTGGCTCGGATCAGCCGTTCGTGGAGATTTGGGCCGGTCCTGGTTCACCAACCAGCCAGTAGGAGAACTACTCTCCCAAACCCTTCCGCCCACCCTTTCCATGGTGATCGGATCACTGATCCTCGCTGCCTGTTTTGGAACCTTGATCGGTGTGACAGCTGCCTTGCGGCGAGGACGACTCGACCGCGGCCTGCAGGTGGTATCCACCCTGGTCCAGGCAATTCCCGGCTTCCTGGTAGCCCTGGTCCTGGCTTTGGTTTTCGCAGTCCAACTGCGCATGTTTCCGGCTACCGGATTCACTGCTTTCGCGGCTTCTCCCGGCAAGTGGCTCGCATCCATCTCACTCCCGGTCATTGCGTTGGCATTAGGCTCCCTGGCCTCCATCGCTTTGCAGGTCCGGGGGTCCATGATCGATGTGATGCAGCAGGACTTTGTTCGAACACTGCGCAGCCGTGGCCTCCCCGAGCGAAGCGTCGTGGTGAAGCATGCCTTGCGCAGCGCCGCCGGACCAAGCCTCACAACGGTATCCCTGATGTTCATCGTGGCCATCTCCAGCTCAGTGATCGTTGAGAAAGTCTTCAATATCCCCGGAATCGGCACCCAGGCCAATACCTCAGCCGGCCGTGGCGACCTGCCCGTGGTGCTCGGAATCGTCCTTGTCACGGTGGTGCTCGTCGTCGTCGTGAATCTCCTCGTCGATCTGGCGCAAGGCTGGATCAATCCGAAAGTTCGTGTCTCATGA
- a CDS encoding ABC transporter substrate-binding protein, which translates to MRKLVGIAAVTAVMALTACNGSSPGGSAASTELDIAAIGTPESFAPGNFGTGPTTQFLQPVYDSLFRNTNEGEPAENIVTKWSYDDARTKLSLTIRDGVKFTDGTPLDAAAVKANLDSARKGTGEAGGQLRFITEVAVTDATNLTVTLSAPDPSLVPNLGGTAGVLASPKALGTPELDTTPVGSGPYILDAAKSQTGIKYAYTRNPDYWNAKDFPFDTVEVTVFNDNNAILNALRAGETDFAVVTDKDSNSLKSAGLNIQSNPAYTTSGLYLFDRKGSLVPALAEPKVRQAINMALDRDAIHAQVFGGKGKATSQVFSSTSDAYIPELDKKYPFDVDGAKKLLSDAGYANGFILPMPDVSPIYPDQQAAVTEALTAIGITPQYQPVNGQTFISDLLAGKYPAAIFGLNSPRPWDFAQIALTPESLWNPFHVSDPTVVDLINKAQGETGEAQTETFRQLNTYLVDQAWFAPYIQSDNVFASSADITVTPQRYSTLPPLWGLAPAQK; encoded by the coding sequence ATGCGCAAATTAGTCGGCATCGCCGCCGTCACAGCCGTCATGGCGCTTACCGCCTGCAACGGATCCTCCCCTGGCGGTTCCGCCGCCTCCACGGAATTGGATATCGCAGCTATCGGAACACCTGAGTCTTTCGCACCCGGCAATTTCGGTACCGGCCCCACCACCCAGTTCCTTCAGCCGGTCTACGATTCCCTCTTCCGGAACACCAACGAGGGCGAACCCGCCGAGAATATCGTGACCAAATGGTCTTACGACGACGCCCGGACCAAGCTTTCGCTCACGATCAGGGATGGCGTCAAATTTACCGATGGGACGCCCCTGGATGCCGCCGCGGTGAAAGCCAATCTTGATTCCGCCCGCAAGGGTACTGGTGAAGCCGGCGGGCAACTGCGCTTCATCACAGAGGTAGCTGTCACCGACGCCACCAATCTCACGGTAACGCTCTCCGCTCCGGACCCGTCCCTTGTGCCGAACTTGGGGGGAACCGCCGGCGTCCTTGCCAGCCCGAAGGCCTTGGGAACCCCGGAACTGGACACCACTCCCGTAGGTTCCGGCCCCTATATCCTTGATGCCGCAAAGTCCCAGACCGGCATCAAGTACGCCTACACCAGAAATCCGGACTACTGGAACGCCAAAGACTTCCCGTTCGACACCGTCGAAGTCACGGTCTTCAACGACAACAACGCAATCCTCAACGCATTGCGGGCCGGTGAAACAGACTTCGCAGTGGTCACCGACAAGGATTCAAACAGCCTCAAGTCCGCAGGCCTGAACATCCAGTCCAACCCCGCCTACACCACCAGCGGCCTCTACTTGTTCGACCGCAAGGGTTCCCTGGTTCCTGCGCTCGCCGAGCCCAAGGTACGCCAGGCAATCAACATGGCATTGGATCGCGATGCCATCCACGCGCAAGTCTTCGGCGGTAAGGGTAAGGCCACCAGCCAGGTCTTCAGTTCCACCAGCGACGCCTACATCCCTGAGTTGGACAAGAAGTACCCCTTCGATGTGGACGGCGCGAAGAAGCTTCTCTCCGACGCCGGTTATGCAAACGGCTTCATCCTGCCCATGCCGGATGTATCACCCATCTATCCGGACCAGCAAGCGGCCGTGACTGAAGCCCTGACGGCTATCGGCATTACACCGCAGTACCAGCCGGTGAACGGCCAGACCTTCATCTCGGATCTGTTGGCAGGAAAGTATCCCGCAGCGATTTTCGGACTCAACAGCCCGCGCCCCTGGGATTTCGCCCAGATCGCGCTCACTCCCGAATCACTCTGGAACCCGTTCCACGTCTCCGACCCCACTGTGGTTGACCTGATCAACAAGGCCCAAGGCGAAACCGGTGAGGCCCAAACCGAAACGTTCCGTCAGCTGAACACCTATCTGGTGGATCAAGCCTGGTTCGCTCCCTACATCCAGTCTGACAACGTCTTCGCCAGCAGCGCCGACATCACTGTTACTCCGCAGCGCTACTCCACTCTGCCGCCTCTCTGGGGCCTGGCTCCCGCGCAGAAGTAG